The region ggtcgaagctcctgcccagcctcgctgtcacgggcgaggggcagagagagggagcggcagagacggcggggacgcggcacggacggcacggcacagagcgggggccgctctcagcgcgatgccggcaaagccgcaggtccggcggggccgggcggggttcgaccggcacggggggatccgccgagagcctccggccccgtgcggggactcccgcaagggcccaggggcgccgggctccggccctctgggctttattctccggcgcccccggccccgcggctgcggggaaagaaggaacggggcgacgggaagagaagagggctagcagggcatgagaaagggtagggagggaggtcgggctgtggaggaaagcgggagggcaagggaaaggccgggagcggggaagagggacggtgcacagaggagggagagaagaggaataaaacggaggagcgggatagggacagagcaggaaggagtggggggggggggggcgcggggtgTCGGGTTtgcgagggagaggaggggagggtccgcggacaaagaacaggaatacggggaggaggaaggaaggatggaggggggGACGAGAGGGGAGGccgaaaagggagagaaaggggtcggctttggggagagcgggaaatgggggaaagagagaaagaaggggaatacggggaggaagaaggaggggtaGAGAGAGGGACAGGACGGGGAGCCTCAGAGAGCCCCGACTCcacccgagcccgccccggcggcccgccctgctcgggatgctgcgctcggcggagctcggctcggttcggccccgctcggctcctcGCCTACACTCGGGCTGTTCTCCGCTAGACTCGGCTGGATTCGCCTCTTCGGCGCACCTCGGCTCGGCTCAACTCGGAGCCGCTCGCTCCGTTCGCCTCCATTCGCCTCGGCTCGGCTCCATTCACCTCCGCTCGGCCCCGCTCGACtcggctcggctccgctcggctccgctcggctccattcacctccgctcggctccgctcggctccccgcGGCAGCGCGCCTCCCGCGCACGCGCACAGCTCGCCGCTCTcctgccgccgagccccgcgcccggcccggccggcgcacGGAAACCCCCGCGCCACATtagacccagcagtttctgcgctaaaccctttctgtcctagaaggagataacttctctacctccttcgtctcctcacttttcttcttggatttcaaaatcagagttacaaaaaCCTACTCACAACTACAAGACTTAGTAAGTAGCCAATAATGTAGTCCCGTCAATTTCATAACCTAAAGAACACGTTATACTTATGtttccacaattaaaaaaaaaaaaaaaaaatcacacaagagtCCTACTCACTGTgtcaagccttatttaaaacacacaaaaaaaaaaaaaaaacccaaccccgaaagaaatagttccacaaccaaaacagaacaaacaagtaaCACTAAAACCCCACGTCCAAATACGCTCTGTTTATCAGTCACCAACccgaaaaatctcttttctacgTAGCTCGTTTGTATACCTCCTCACAACTAACCTTATCCTTTACAAACACTAAATTGCAAATCAAAATCTTACACGTAacataaactcttcaaataacatttatacactcATACCCCAAATTACAGGTAAaccaccaaaagtaaaattactcaaatcattacaaacaaatacttgtacaatatttagttacaaaacaacccccaaaccacaccaaaccacaaagaagttacctcaaaacagcaaacctacaatttaaaacaattaacccACTAAGACCAAACATAAcaataatacatataaaaaaaaaaacaaaacacaaaaaaaaaaaaaaaaaaaaaaaaaaaaaaaaaaaaaaaaacaaacaaaaaaaaaacccaaaaaaagaacacccacctaaaaatacccaatcactccaacacaaatttacttctcagGATCAAAATCGTACAACCTTTTAACAACCTAATTCTATTAGttctacatctcttttaacacctaaaataactacaactcacacttgaagcacatcaaatgaacttacttattaactaaccaaatcaaacaataacACATGTATAAcgttaaataaattactgccaaatatgaacatctttaaacatactaccttacaaaataaaacaactgttcattttttattattcacacacaatcataaatagaaaacatttttaaaaatatataaattgatgaaatcacaagaaatcaatttacaaaaacattactaatttttttttaaaaaattaatcaatcacacataaaaaataactaaataatattttcaaaaattaaaacatcgctgaataacttaaatcattattaaaaactaaaatactcatcttattaataattactgctttttatctcccctaccgatttaaatttttacatagaactCTACAAAAATCCTTAACAAGTAGATTtataacttacattttaaaacatatatagatAAACATACTTAACAGGAGTGATCTACACACCAAACAAGTAAACTaaccaaaaaaccctaataaaatactaatatattcataacacaaaaacccaaaatcattaacataaaaacccatacgaacacatgaaaatacctacagtaaaaaaaagacgtaccttaatgaacaatattcacaccttaataattcattataaactCTTACCAATTAATGATTAACATGACTTGAtaccaataaaatacaagaaaatgttactttagccaataagcagaataaaatgttatacctaataacttaaaatcacactttattaaaaatataagacaGTAAAGCAACGTATCATAAAAACTCCCATTATTATCACTACACAGATATACAGAGATAcgcatatatctatatacaggtAGATCATATACccatctcaacagcagcatctgggatcgattcctgttttctctcttgtctcctaaatttattagccacaaaggatggagtaaggaaatcattttatttatcacctggttctccagaaacctgaaaaacaaaatgaaacagaacaaaaagaaaaaaagaaaagaaaaccacatttgaaaggcagatcctcaccagcagctggtccatctCCTACGGGGGACCATATTCTAGGGCACTTTTGGTGCACTTGCCTGAACCTGTCAGggcactctgtgcttgcagaagagattttttttgtcagggagaggcaaggggaggagaagtaACGTTCTAGACAGCTCAAATCCATTACTGTGccacttcctgtgcagcaggtcctgtgacaggatgggaactgaggctgcttgaaatttcaaagctaaagacaccagcacaaggtgtccttttgctttgtcaaggaagtgattcccaaatcacacagcccccccaccatcgtccctcccaccaccacctgaaagcctcttgattctcttctcaaaaacacaagggacacctcagcgttcagcaagttctgccagtgcagccctcggtgcccccgtctccaggtctgtcccccttgctttcatcctcagccaCGTCATTCTTCAGCCGTGGACAGGAAATTGTCCCCACGTCTCCCGTACTTGGCTGgttaccttttctctaagccGTGCAGGACCcacgagaggaggctgtgatcctctatcggctcatgggcagctctagAGGTGACACGGGCAGCAGCACTCTGTCGTATCTCCAGAATaggactctgaaacagaaaatgcaacttgttcttttacagccaagatctgattatctaaaataaaatgagcaatttggcTGGTACCCGATCAACTTCCAGCTAAAATGAACACCGCCTGTTctcagcaactccagagaaggaaagacattctcccttcaacgcttcacaccacaggtgctgctcttacaagaagtattcaggtagcaagacaattttctctttttgtccgaGGTTTTGATACCTGAAATCCTCAGGGTGGATGCTCCCAAACCTGAGAGCTCCCGGCAGGCGAGTTTCCCTCCTGCCgaagcactgtgcaggtgacaaacgtgctggctggggaatagagaccccaaaaagaaaagaccccgactgcaggagcaaaaccacGGCACCCACGTGAGGCTCCACGATGGCAGGAACCGGTCCCAGTTTCGGGGGATAAGGATGGGACCGGTTTAGacacaacctaaattatttccccctccacacatccacaaaaccaacaaggaacagattttcaagaggaccaaggcagaatcagctgctcctttctgttttgtacttgaGATCTTGAGGCCAtacaagcttttgtggtttggggtatttgggaactgttctttttaaattcttacctgggagccctggtcacacaaaggactgctgagaaaggaaagaatgacccggaaaatcctctggtagacatagagctcacagcaatgtttgtcacgcagcccttccccaagaaatctgaggatcCACTCGTGCTGTTTTGTACTggaagccataaagaaaaataccaccgtcagacattcagacatttccaaaggatacatgctcctaagagcacaaaaccccggttccctctgagtgccagctcaggaattaccacagcttcttctggacTTCTCAATTTTCCATTCCTATCAAATTTAATCGCTAACATCCATTGGGAACAGTCAGTCTGCAGCCCAAAcatgcagtggaaatggaattttagaagttgctgtttctaaaatacttcagttgaacTCAAAGTTACTAGCCTAAACTCAAAGAGGAATTGTAGCTAGCCGGGgcagaacattcttttcttgtgctcacAGAGCATACACAGCACAACTCCTTGTGCGCTAGTAttaagaagacaacaaaaacctcacagaaataacattttgaattcctacatgaaacataagaaagacgCTTCTAATTAACTACCCGTGGGAGAATGAggtttcattgtatttttgcggctgtttctaatacatttctgaagaattactggGTACCTAAAATGGGACTCTtacctcaaaatcaaaactgtagaaaagctggagaaaacctggTACCTTCCTCAGGTCCAAATACCGGTGTGACAGAAGGAATCTCTTTACCCTTATGTACACGTGctcctctgtaaagagaaaaggttggCATGGTGGAGGAGGACAGCGCTCCCAATCCACAAGCACGGACGACAATTCGtggaagctgcagtcagtgagcgtgcagcgctccgagctgggagaacagcccggcaactgcagaaggcctttgctctgaggcgcattcccattgctgcccaccctccccttctcttgcccaggaggaaaagctcaggcaagagcgcacgagcacagagcaggtgaggggatcgacactccccagggctctgtttttcaccccagcagtgacacacgcaGCACGTCCCAGTACCTGgcttcaggatctgctgtgccacacgagcagcgcagagggtgagggagaaggtGAACCTGAGGCTTGGCTGCCTGATTCCGTTCTGCACGGCATCCAAGAGATACGGCAACGGCAagggcccagggagagaagcctgaagcacagcccaaatgaaCACAGCGGGAGCAGGAAGACATCGATCAGCTTCCGGGACATTTCACGGGTCACACAGGTAAGAGCCCCAATTCAGCAAACCTGAGGCTTTGGCGACGTCAGGATCAAAACACCCGgaaacctgtgagaaagaaaccGAACTGCAGCCGGCTAAAAGCCGTCCCTGCCTCAAACTCCTTCAAACAACTTGCTCACGAGgaggcagggattgattcaataCTCACCAGCCCATCTGGCCaaggtcagagctctgtgcccacccaggacacggcagccagcagggacccttctcccactctccagcacggacctgtgaagccagggagaagtttacagaacagaagcagccagaagatGCTCTCTACTTCCATACGCTCTCTGATCGATCACTCCCAAGGAAAGTCCCCACGGATCGGAAGCAAccacctctcatttctcctccgcaatcatcactgccttgcctttctgtgcGTTTCCTCCCGTGCCCGTCCCCAGAGCACATTAAGTCCATCTTTTGTTCCCAaccgcagctctccagcacaaatgccactcctcacacacacaaagcaaacggtcatctgcttcagcttttggctTAGAAAGTAAGAACCTCAGCGCGTCCGGCTACgtgattaaaacacagagacgCACGGGTGGACAtagatggaaagcttttcaggagagaaaagagctgattcGCTAGCACACTTccatacagcttcagaaaaatcagaatccatAGCAACTCCTAagacccctgctgaggaacccagccctcctggggacacccaatgCAGCAGCTACgggaaaagcatgggaaaagccaaacttggggtgaaaaaaagatgacatcaaTACAGCAGCCTGTAAAAAGCCTTCACCCAGCAACAGTGGGAACCAGTCCCATTTGCTCCgtccctgctttttgggatgacacaaacaggaaatgaaaacacgtGAAACACAAGGCACACCTATAGGGTGTACCAGGTGCTCCTTTTGGCAGCGTGGATGACAAAGGTCTCTCTGCGCACTTACAGGCAGCCCGGTTTCAATCCATCCTTAGCCCAAGCCTTCCTCGCCTCCCATTCGCCagcgctctgctctggcctttggAGCGCTAGCCCCGTCCTCCCGCAGCAGCACGGCACCGGAACACAGCGAGGCAAAGCGTGCCGGAGCCGCCCGTGCTGTCAGCGTAGCTGTCAGCTGCCGGCGGTGGGCAACTCCGGCCCTGCGGGCAAGGGGGAGACGGCTCGGGCACCTCCAGCGGCTGCTCTGCCCCGATGCTTTCgcgttctcctgcatttccctgcagcggAGGGGGTCCGGGACGGGGGCGGATCGTGTCAGAGTGGAGACGGCGGGGAAGcacggggaggcggcgggaacGCGGCGGGACGAGACAGCGacgcggcgggacggggacggctcgcttgaccttccaaagatggcggcaggaggggcggggaaagccggggccccgctccgccgcctgcGCGCCGCCCCGGCGGCATTTTCCGGCACGCGGCCGCTTCCAGCGTCTAGAGAGGGACGCGCGCGGGGATCGGGAAAGGGGAGTGCAGCCCTGTTCCGACGCcgctcgccccccgcccgccgcccccggcccgtgagcgctgcgaccgcgcctccgccgcccgccgaaagcggccccgccgggccgccctcGCCGCTGCCGTTCTTCTCGGTCATCGGGTCCCTTTGCTCTCCCGAAtctccttcacccctcccctctATTTACAGACACCGCCCCGCTTGCCGCTCGCTCCCTCCCGCGCCTCGCCCTTCCCACGCTCGGCAGCCGTCCTTCCCCCCTCAGCCGGCACCCAGCGGCGAGGGGCAGGGCGCTGGCTGGGGGGGGCTGCAGTACCGCTCTCTGTCCACAAGGCGGCAGCACCGCCGCCGGCCAcagccgggggctgccgctcgcccggagggaagggaggcagaaaagaacaggggcgatccccttggaaaaatcctgaaaaataaatggcccaAAACCACCCgcacacaaactaaaacacactgcctctaacccaataaaacccctccaaaatccttttcttttaaactctctagaactatctttcatatttatacttttcccattcccatttatCATGTATATTGATGCATGATGTTATTTcgattctatattaaatatcttcttcctatgacttctatttatttatattttatctttttatatatccaGATATATTAACatacatttctatatttatattgcaaaaatagttctgttctttaaaataaaagccctgcctgtaAGCAAATTCTAGCTctatgatattaatattaacgatctcttatttaaaagaaaaatgctgcctgaaacccACCCGCCCGCGGCGCAAGTGTGGCAACAGCCCGTGTCCGCAGTACTGGCAAGGCCGCGGGAaatcccggcggggcggcgccTGCGTGGCGCGCGGGCAGTGCAGCACGCGGACCACGATTTTCccgcgcttttttttttttttttttttttttttctatccgcCATATTGAGAAGGTCAAGAGTGTCCCGGCCGCCGCGACACTTTCAAGATGGCGGCCGCGTGAGGCCCTCGGAAGGGAGAGGCGTTTTTGCCGATGCCTGTCGGCGCCCGCTCAAAACCTGACCGCCCGCGCAGCCGCTGAGCTCACAGTCCGTGGCCACGACACGGGAAAAAGCGAAAAAAATcccgcggggcggcgccggcgTCAGGGTGccgtgcaggcagtgcagtagACAGACCGAGGTCCTCctttttcccgcctttttttgCCGCCATATTGGGAAGGTCAAGCGAGTCCGCGACAACCCACTCCCAAggtggcggccgcgggaggACCTCGGGCGAGGGCTGCACTACTGCACTCTGGCCACAAGGCGGCGGCACTGCCGcccgccctggggctgcaggcggggaagGCGCGCAAAGAAGAACAGGCGCGACCCCCTTCAAAACATCCTCTGCAATAAATGCCCCTAAACATCCCGCACGAAACCGAAAAACAccgacaaaaaaaaaaaaaaaaactgcctctaacccaataagaaccaaaataaaaaatcttttcttttaagctatatttcaatctatattatttttatattctttatatttatattcacattttgatttaaaatgtatactgatgtataatgataattttataatttcttacattcattcatattacttaaagtttattttattttatatttttatgcatgtcttaatatattgattacatatttctatatttagattgatatttctaaaaggtttatatttttaaaaataaaatccctgcaTCTATCCAagtaaaaacctaaaaaaaacccccaaactttcttttaaactgTTTGTAAATTTATCTATATATTTTTCGCATTTATattcaaatttgcattttaaaggtAGATTGATATATGtcattatttatattctatctcttcctattacttattttacttatattttatatttttatatctatctttatacattgattatatatttttatatttagaagtctatcaaaataaaatgtatattcatatttttttaaataaaaaccctgcCTAGAaccaaatgaaaaccaaaaaagccctttatttaaacaatatttaaatatttatatcatATTTATACTTTCTATTGGTGgattatatttataaatgtatataatatatataataagaTAACAAGAtagataaaataatatatatattatatttcatACATACTGCTAATACTTCTATTtacttacattttaatttttatatagatTTTAATGTACGTATGATATACTTCTATACATAgatttctaatttatttatatttctaattcTTACAATAAAAACCCGGCCTACtaacaaatacaaaattttaaaaatccttttattttaaactatatttgaatatttctatattcatccttttgatatttacatttacatgcTCTTGtatattatattacagtatattgacatactatatttagatatatataatatattacatGTAATGTGGTATAATAAGACATATAC is a window of Vidua chalybeata isolate OUT-0048 unplaced genomic scaffold, bVidCha1 merged haplotype scaffold_203_ctg1, whole genome shotgun sequence DNA encoding:
- the LOC128783329 gene encoding nucleolar pre-ribosomal-associated protein 1-like gives rise to the protein MGWFPGVLILTSPKPQASLPGPLPLPYLLDAVQNGIRQPSLRFTFSLTLCAARVAQQILKPEEHVYIRVKRFLLSHRYLDLRKVPGFLQLFYSFDFERTRSCAVYAL